Proteins from a single region of Pseudomonas fulva:
- a CDS encoding LysR substrate-binding domain-containing protein — protein MEDLNTLYYFTQVVEHGGFAPAGRALDIPKSKLSRRIALLEERLGVRLLQRTSRHCSLTEIGQEYYQRCVAMRVEAEGAAEVIERNRSEPRGLVRLACPTTLLNSWVGPMLTRFMLRYPAVELFIESTNRRVDVLHEGFDIALRVRFPPLENTDMVMKVLGNSRQCLVGRPDFLKQLPEGFQPADLSALPSLHWGGSQRDYQWELFGAENAKLVIPHRPRMVTDDLIALRHGALAGVGIAHVPRVAVREDLEAGTLVEMLPGWEPKCGIVHAIFPSRRGLLPSVRTLIDFLAEEFGQSDMA, from the coding sequence ATGGAAGACTTGAACACGCTCTACTACTTCACCCAGGTGGTGGAGCACGGCGGCTTCGCCCCGGCCGGCCGTGCACTGGACATTCCCAAGTCCAAGCTCAGCCGGCGCATCGCCCTGCTCGAGGAGCGCCTCGGCGTGCGCCTGCTGCAACGCACCAGCCGGCATTGCTCGCTGACCGAGATCGGCCAGGAGTACTACCAGCGTTGCGTGGCCATGCGCGTGGAAGCCGAGGGCGCTGCCGAGGTGATCGAGCGCAACCGCAGCGAGCCCCGCGGCCTGGTGCGCCTGGCCTGCCCGACCACGCTGCTCAATTCCTGGGTCGGGCCCATGCTGACCCGCTTCATGCTGCGCTACCCGGCGGTGGAGCTGTTTATCGAGAGCACCAACCGGCGCGTCGACGTGCTCCACGAAGGCTTCGATATCGCCCTGCGCGTGCGCTTTCCGCCACTGGAAAATACCGACATGGTGATGAAGGTGCTCGGCAACAGCCGCCAGTGCCTGGTCGGCCGACCGGACTTTCTCAAGCAATTGCCAGAAGGTTTTCAGCCGGCCGACCTGAGCGCGCTGCCGAGCCTGCACTGGGGCGGCTCGCAGCGCGACTACCAGTGGGAACTGTTCGGCGCGGAGAATGCGAAGCTGGTCATCCCCCACCGCCCGCGCATGGTCACCGACGACCTGATCGCCCTGCGACACGGCGCCCTGGCCGGCGTCGGCATCGCCCACGTGCCACGGGTGGCCGTGCGCGAGGACCTGGAGGCCGGCACCCTGGTGGAAATGCTGCCGGGCTGGGAACCCAAATGCGGCATCGTCCACGCCATTTTCCCCTCCCGCCGCGGCCTGCTGCCCTCGGTGCGCACGCTGATCGACTTTCTGGCGGAGGAGTTTGGGCAGAGTGATATGGCGTGA
- a CDS encoding nucleotidyltransferase family protein translates to MNRLSHIQALMSADARRWILRHVRELCLPDCWVAAGFVRSAVWDHLHGRTSSTLPMDIDVIWFDPDNASLEQDIELEARLLSADNTLNWSVKNQARMHLRNGDRPYASATDAMTYWPETATAVAARLSASDEVEVAAPFGLDDLFDLVVRPVGRFRDEKRHLFHERLYSKQWLTRWPGLTLVD, encoded by the coding sequence ATGAATCGCCTCTCCCATATCCAGGCGCTCATGAGCGCTGACGCACGCCGCTGGATACTGAGGCACGTACGTGAGCTATGCCTGCCGGACTGCTGGGTGGCTGCGGGCTTCGTCCGCAGTGCTGTCTGGGATCATTTGCATGGTCGTACCTCATCTACCCTGCCAATGGATATCGATGTGATCTGGTTCGATCCCGATAACGCTTCGCTGGAGCAGGATATAGAGCTGGAAGCCAGGTTGCTGAGCGCTGATAACACACTGAACTGGTCAGTGAAGAACCAGGCACGCATGCACCTGCGCAACGGTGATCGGCCTTATGCGTCAGCGACGGACGCAATGACTTATTGGCCCGAAACCGCAACGGCGGTTGCCGCGCGGCTGAGTGCAAGTGATGAAGTGGAGGTCGCCGCGCCATTCGGTTTGGATGATCTTTTCGATCTCGTCGTACGGCCAGTGGGGAGGTTTCGAGATGAGAAAAGGCACCTATTTCATGAGCGGCTGTATAGCAAACAGTGGCTGACGAGATGGCCTGGTTTGACTCTGGTCGACTAG
- the hrpA gene encoding ATP-dependent RNA helicase HrpA, protein MTDAPFDIAALQKNLDHALIADRHRLRRQLHELQKKPDAAKQAQWLERFQASCAKVEARRSSVPVMRYDDALPIAAKRDEIKAALEKSQVVVIAGETGSGKTTQLPKICLEIGRGRHGLIGHTQPRRLAARSVATRVAEEIGTPLGELVGYQVRFEDQSKDSTLVKLMTDGILLAETQHDRYLEKYDTLIVDEAHERSLNIDFLLGYLKTLLPRRPDLKVIITSATIDLERFSKHFGGDGRPDAPIVEVSGRTYPVETWYRPLAAEVDEEGESLLDDLTVDQGILAALDEIVAHEKSVGQRPGDVLIFLPGEREIRDAAEVLRKANLRFTEVLPLYARLTPAEQQKIFAPMAGRKIVLATNVAETSLTVPGIRYVIDSGTARISRYSYRAKVQRLPIEAISQASANQRKGRCGRVEPGICVRLYSEEDFLGRPTFTDPEILRTNLAAVILQMLHLRLGSIEDFPFIEPPDGKAISDGFNLLQELSAVNRESQLTPLGRQLARLPIDPRLGRMVLEAAKLGSLQELLIVASALSVQDPRERPMDRQQAADQAHAQWKDVDSDFAALINLWRGFEEKRQELGSNPLRTWCKKNFLNYMRLREWRDAHRQLVLLAKDLQLTPGKAGAQAADGGKPAQNPVQATTDTKVNVILREQAEASEAAQRAKSYAAVHKAILSGLLSQIGQKTEEGDYQGARQRRFWVHPSSVIGRKKPNWIMAAELVETTKLFARQVAKIEPDWIEPLAGHLIKKNHFEPHWEKKRGQVVAYEQVTLYGLIVVGRRPVHYGPIDPQASRELFIREGLVRGEINSRAKCLNANRALLERLDELEAKARRRDILADEETLFAYYEARIPEDIYQAATFESWYKRESAKDPQLLMMREEDVLAREALEVTAAQYPDTLHIGELQLPLTYHFEPNHPRDGVTLRVPAPLLPQLPGERLEWLVPGLIEAKAIDLVRGLPKAIRKNFVPVPDFVGAALSKLTFGQGSLPESLARELQRMTGARIDAEAWSEATRQLEDHLKMNIEVVDTHGKLLGEGRDLAELTARFAEASQAALAIPQTDKVQKPVEAKGFAQVAEKTQQQVAGLSMTVFPALVEDGGVVKEGRFPTQAEAEFQHRRALQRLLLQQLAEPAKFLRGKLPGLTELGLLHRELGRVEALVEDILLASLDSCILDGEQPLPRDGAALAALAEKKRGAWTEHAEKLARLTLEILKLWHGLQKRFKGKIDLAQAVALNDIKAQLGNLVYPGFVRETPAEWLKELPRYLKAIEQRFDKIAAQLQRDRVWSGELAGYWEQYQARLGKHLQEGKRDPNLTLYRWMLEEYRVSLWAQQLGTKMAVSDKRLSKQWSQVEG, encoded by the coding sequence ATGACCGACGCCCCCTTCGATATCGCCGCCCTGCAGAAGAACCTCGACCACGCCCTGATCGCCGACCGCCATCGTCTGCGGCGGCAGTTGCACGAGCTGCAGAAAAAGCCCGATGCGGCCAAGCAGGCGCAGTGGCTGGAGCGTTTTCAGGCGTCGTGCGCCAAGGTCGAGGCGCGGCGCTCGAGCGTGCCGGTGATGCGTTATGACGACGCCTTGCCGATTGCCGCCAAGCGCGACGAGATCAAGGCGGCATTGGAAAAGAGCCAGGTGGTGGTGATCGCCGGCGAGACCGGCTCGGGCAAGACCACCCAGTTGCCGAAGATCTGCCTGGAGATCGGCCGTGGCCGGCACGGCCTGATCGGTCACACCCAGCCGCGGCGGCTGGCGGCGCGCAGCGTGGCGACGCGGGTGGCGGAGGAGATCGGTACGCCGCTCGGTGAGCTGGTGGGCTATCAGGTGCGCTTCGAGGATCAGAGCAAGGACAGCACGCTGGTCAAGCTGATGACCGACGGCATCCTGCTCGCCGAAACCCAGCACGATCGCTACCTGGAAAAGTACGACACCCTCATCGTCGACGAGGCCCACGAACGCAGCCTCAATATCGACTTCCTGCTCGGCTACCTGAAAACCCTGCTGCCGCGCCGCCCCGACCTCAAGGTGATCATCACCTCGGCGACCATCGACCTGGAGCGCTTTTCCAAGCACTTCGGCGGCGATGGGCGGCCGGATGCGCCCATCGTCGAAGTCTCCGGGCGCACCTACCCGGTGGAAACCTGGTACCGCCCGCTGGCCGCCGAGGTGGACGAGGAGGGCGAAAGCCTGCTCGACGACCTGACCGTCGACCAGGGCATTCTCGCGGCGCTGGACGAGATAGTCGCCCATGAGAAGAGCGTCGGCCAGCGCCCCGGCGATGTGCTGATCTTCCTGCCCGGCGAGCGCGAGATCCGCGATGCCGCCGAGGTGCTGCGCAAGGCCAACCTGCGCTTTACCGAAGTGCTGCCGCTGTATGCGCGGCTCACGCCCGCCGAGCAGCAGAAGATCTTCGCGCCCATGGCCGGGCGCAAGATCGTGCTGGCCACCAACGTGGCGGAAACCTCGCTGACGGTGCCGGGCATTCGCTACGTGATCGACAGTGGCACCGCGCGCATCAGCCGCTACAGCTACCGCGCCAAGGTCCAGCGCCTGCCCATCGAGGCGATTTCCCAGGCCAGCGCCAACCAGCGCAAGGGCCGTTGCGGGCGGGTCGAGCCGGGCATCTGCGTGCGCCTGTACAGCGAGGAGGATTTCCTCGGCCGGCCGACCTTCACCGACCCGGAAATCCTGCGTACCAACCTGGCGGCAGTGATCCTGCAGATGCTCCATCTGCGCCTGGGCAGCATCGAGGATTTCCCCTTTATCGAGCCGCCGGATGGCAAGGCCATCAGCGACGGTTTCAACCTCTTGCAGGAGCTCTCGGCGGTCAACCGTGAGAGCCAGTTGACGCCCCTGGGCCGCCAGCTGGCGCGCCTGCCCATCGACCCGCGCCTGGGTCGCATGGTGCTGGAAGCGGCCAAGCTCGGCAGCCTGCAGGAGCTGCTGATCGTCGCCAGTGCGCTGTCCGTGCAGGACCCGCGCGAGCGGCCGATGGATCGCCAGCAGGCGGCCGACCAGGCCCACGCGCAGTGGAAGGATGTGGACTCGGATTTCGCCGCGCTGATCAACCTGTGGCGCGGCTTCGAGGAAAAACGCCAGGAGCTGGGCAGCAACCCGCTGCGCACCTGGTGCAAGAAGAACTTCCTCAACTACATGCGTCTGCGCGAGTGGCGCGATGCCCACCGCCAGCTGGTGCTGCTGGCCAAGGATCTGCAGCTGACGCCCGGCAAGGCGGGCGCTCAGGCGGCGGACGGCGGCAAGCCCGCACAGAACCCGGTGCAGGCCACCACCGATACCAAGGTCAACGTGATCCTGCGCGAGCAGGCCGAGGCCAGCGAAGCAGCGCAGCGCGCCAAGAGCTATGCCGCGGTGCACAAGGCGATCCTCAGCGGGCTGCTCAGCCAGATCGGCCAGAAAACCGAGGAGGGCGATTACCAGGGGGCGCGGCAGCGGCGTTTCTGGGTGCATCCGTCGTCGGTGATCGGCCGCAAGAAACCCAACTGGATCATGGCCGCCGAACTGGTCGAGACCACCAAGCTGTTCGCCCGCCAGGTCGCCAAGATCGAGCCGGACTGGATCGAGCCGCTGGCCGGGCACCTGATCAAGAAGAACCACTTCGAGCCGCACTGGGAGAAGAAGCGCGGCCAGGTGGTGGCCTACGAGCAGGTCACCCTGTACGGCTTGATCGTGGTGGGGCGCCGCCCGGTGCATTACGGGCCCATCGATCCGCAGGCCTCGCGTGAGCTGTTTATCCGCGAAGGCCTGGTGCGCGGTGAAATCAACAGCCGCGCCAAGTGCCTGAACGCCAACCGCGCGCTGCTGGAACGGCTCGACGAGCTGGAAGCCAAGGCGCGCCGCCGCGACATCCTCGCCGACGAGGAAACCCTGTTCGCCTATTACGAAGCGCGCATCCCGGAGGACATCTACCAGGCCGCCACCTTCGAGAGCTGGTACAAGCGCGAGAGCGCCAAGGACCCGCAACTGCTGATGATGCGCGAGGAGGACGTGCTGGCCCGCGAGGCGCTGGAAGTCACCGCCGCGCAGTATCCGGACACCCTGCATATCGGTGAGCTGCAACTGCCGCTCACCTATCACTTCGAGCCCAATCACCCGCGCGATGGGGTGACCCTGCGCGTACCAGCGCCACTGTTGCCGCAACTGCCAGGCGAGCGCCTGGAGTGGCTGGTGCCGGGGCTGATCGAGGCCAAGGCCATCGACCTGGTGCGCGGCCTGCCCAAGGCCATTCGCAAGAACTTCGTGCCGGTGCCGGACTTCGTCGGCGCCGCCCTGAGCAAGCTCACCTTCGGCCAGGGCAGCCTGCCGGAAAGCCTGGCCCGCGAGCTGCAGCGCATGACCGGTGCGCGGATCGACGCCGAGGCGTGGAGCGAGGCCACCCGCCAGCTCGAGGATCACCTGAAGATGAACATCGAGGTGGTCGACACCCACGGCAAGTTGCTCGGCGAAGGCCGCGACCTGGCCGAGCTGACCGCCCGCTTCGCCGAGGCCAGCCAGGCTGCGCTGGCCATTCCGCAAACCGACAAGGTGCAGAAGCCGGTGGAGGCCAAGGGCTTCGCCCAGGTTGCCGAGAAGACCCAGCAGCAGGTGGCCGGGCTGTCCATGACCGTGTTCCCGGCGCTGGTCGAGGACGGTGGCGTGGTCAAGGAAGGGCGTTTCCCGACCCAGGCCGAAGCCGAGTTCCAGCATCGTCGCGCCTTGCAGCGCTTGCTGCTGCAACAACTGGCCGAGCCCGCCAAATTCCTGCGTGGCAAGCTGCCGGGGCTGACCGAGCTGGGCCTGCTGCATCGCGAACTGGGCCGCGTCGAGGCGCTGGTCGAAGACATCCTGCTGGCCAGCCTGGACAGCTGCATCCTCGATGGCGAACAGCCGCTGCCCCGTGACGGCGCCGCATTGGCCGCCCTGGCCGAGAAGAAGCGCGGCGCCTGGACCGAGCACGCCGAAAAGCTGGCGCGCCTGACCCTGGAAATTCTCAAGCTGTGGCACGGCCTGCAGAAGCGCTTCAAGGGCAAGATCGACCTGGCCCAGGCCGTGGCGCTCAACGACATCAAGGCGCAGCTGGGCAATCTCGTCTACCCCGGCTTCGTGCGCGAAACCCCGGCCGAATGGCTCAAGGAACTGCCGCGCTACCTCAAGGCCATCGAACAACGCTTCGACAAAATCGCCGCGCAGCTGCAACGCGACCGGGTATGGAGCGGCGAGCTGGCCGGCTACTGGGAGCAATACCAGGCGCGCCTGGGCAAGCACCTGCAGGAAGGCAAGCGCGACCCCAACCTGACCCTGTACCGCTGGATGCTCGAGGAATACCGCGTATCCCTCTGGGCCCAGCAGCTGGGCACCAAAATGGCCGTGTCGGACAAGCGCCTGAGCAAGCAGTGGAGTCAGGTGGAGGGGTGA